One genomic region from Daphnia magna isolate NIES linkage group LG10, ASM2063170v1.1, whole genome shotgun sequence encodes:
- the LOC116932282 gene encoding LOW QUALITY PROTEIN: FHF complex subunit HOOK interacting protein 1B (The sequence of the model RefSeq protein was modified relative to this genomic sequence to represent the inferred CDS: deleted 2 bases in 2 codons; substituted 1 base at 1 genomic stop codon), which produces MNYIRNSFSTGSFRRRQTNLVENRDNSRVKRDDNDACFETYRHHCVQLEQTISSYDSDTVPMDDFELIITSHLEHLVNLVGKDVEKKKSISGPSACLDHFLNRNIISMVCAWSLENKHDGLLVAAAEAIDAILAAAKKVDKDLDLLRDASFHQPISQLFKKYEVENVSGKCVSAKMETILVSLSYYICVFIVREPSYLDLFYDIATIANEPKFPMMTLLICNLHKCGAQGQTSRDNLKLLMALAKEHQLLAQFIALHSDLCPVVATGLSALFSDLPRPLPWHVQNAGMLSHLDIESLKEVENFVTSVEFCDSILETSSWLIVNRLLDMCYKGFLVPVLGPALFQDSTGLSVELLDSPFNVNTMKEIFSATCYLTLMIRRIRHRGLIGIFVRFLFVNTYEDKPIIDFLVERMSAKSEIRLATLNLFYALIELNCEDVMLVLAMRHLLPCTHVMLSQRGDILQESDTNCLWAAKFLSLVPSACTTRALDKNRVPDSGQNPAENEPLSRIRSWSRASIDSGDRRYGHLAFTTNERKPPSAKQAVPNGCSASDFDCNHLRKYLKDQFNQIRPCVDAVQHWTYRYNGSNPTERNRSHAFQNFKYXRPASGTIASSNTSDQSEKKMDQTVASPVPQYPPVNPADIYLYCMEQLTTCLNEMKSNSASPGQSSGYYSINCNIQRSDLLKEEASFFSKEVQDDLEFWSLMRDDDFDSAPIIPPVVSFDETATYQTSLPSIGPFLENLVKSIDGWLNNSIEVNIALCSILSRLATYSHPLLRSLILNPYLILQPSIPSLTVSIATLKKRIDSALRVHENQDKLIEEARLALQARLPYPASSVKREGAVNAISKDIKHKPSKFAGIFNSLVRKDMADSIREEDFERNNTGNYQRQSFRADGAENSDPIGNHVAICAVLLEEWLLELAAVCMEQAVQFTPFNHPHYATVNSNRKYSNFAKQVAFS; this is translated from the exons ATGAATTACATACGGAACAGTTTCTCCACTGGTAGTTTTAGAAGACGACAAACAAATTTGGTTGAAAACCGAGACAATTCTCGGGTCAAACGAGATGATAATGATGCTTGTTTCGAGACGTACCGGCACCATTGCGTGCAACTGGAGCAAACAATATCCAGCTATGAT AGTGACACCGTACCAATGGATGATTTTGAACTTATCATTACAAGTCACCTGGAGCACTTGGTGAATTTGGTTGGCAAagatgttgaaaagaaaaaatctatttcgGGACCATCTGCATGCCTGGATCATTTTCTCAACAGAAACATTATTTCAATG GTTTGTGCTTGGAGCCTTGAAAATAAGCACGATGGTCTGCTAGTTGCTGCAGCAGAGGCAATAGATGCAATATTAGCTGCTGCAAAAAAAGTAGATAAAGATCTAGACCTGTTGAGAGATGCTAGCTTCCACCAACCTATTAGccaattgtttaaaaaatatgaagtTGAAAATGTGTCGGGAAAATGTGTTTCTGCAAAAATGGAAACCATCCTTGTCTCACTGTCCTACTACATATGTGTCTTTATTGTGAGAGAGCCGTCCTATTTGGATTTGTTTTATGACATTGCCACCATTGCAAATGAGCCTAAATTTCCCATGATGACTTTATTAATCTGCAATTTGCACAAATGTGGAGCCCAAGGACAAACTTCTCGAGATAATTTGAAGCTGTTGATGGCACTTGCAAAAGAACACCAGTTACTAGCCCAATTCATAGCTTTACATTCAGATCTATGCCCGGTCGTTGCAACTGGGTTAAGTGCCTTGTTTTCAGACTTACCTCGCCCTCTCCCTTGGCATGTGCAAAATGCGGGAATGCTGTCACATTTGGACATCGAATCTTTGAAGGAGGTCGAAAACTTTGTAACGTCAGTGGAATTCTGTGATTCG ATCCTTGAAACATCATCGTGGCTCATTGTCAACAGACTACTGGATATGTGCTATAAAGGCTTCCTGGTTCCTGTGCTTGGTCCGGCGCTTTTCCAG GATTCGACAGGACTCAGCGTTGAGTTACTCGACTCGCCTTTTAATGTG AACACCATGAAGGAGATATTTTCTGCGACGTGCTACCTGACTCTGATGATTCGGCGGATTCGCCACCGTGGGCTGATCGGCATCTTTGTTCGCTTTCTCTTTGTTAACACCTATGAAGACAAACCAATTATTGACTTTCTCGTCGAACGAATGTCAGCAAAAAGCGAGATCCGGCTGGCAACCCTGAACCTCTTTTACGCCTTAATCGAACTAAATTGTGAAGATGTTATGTTGGTGTTAGCTATGCGTCATCTATTACCGTGCACCCACGTCATGCTATCGCAGAGAGGAGATATTCTACAG gAAAGTGACACAAACTGCTTATGGGCGGCCAAATTTCTATCTCTAGTGCCGTCTGCGTGTACTACTCGTGCCTTAGACAAAAACAGGGTTCCAGATTCGGGACAGAATCCGGCTGAGAATGAACCTCTTTCTCGAATACGCAGCTGGTCAAGAGCCAGCATAGATTCTG GTGACAGGAGGTATGGTCATTTGGCGTTCACAACTAACGAGAGAAAGCCGCCTTCTGCCAAGCAGGCCGTGCCAAACGGTTGCTCAGCTTCGGATTTTGACTGCAATCATTTGCGGAAGTATCTCAAAGACCAGTTCAATCAGATACGCCCATGCGTAGACGCTGTCCAGCATTGGACGTATCGCTATAACGGCTCAAATCCGACTGAGAGAAACCGTTCTCATGCTTTCCAAAACTTCAAATATTGAAGA CCTGCAAGCGGTACGATCGCAAGCTCCAATACGTCAGACCAATCtgagaaaaaaatggatcaaacAGTTGCCTCTCCTGTTCCCCAGTACCCACCAGTTAATCCTGCAGACATTTACTTATACTGTATGGAACAGTTGACAACGTGCTTgaatgaaatgaaatcaaaCTCAGCCTCACCTGGACAGAGCAGTGGATATTACAGCATAAATTGTAACATACAACGAAGTGACCTATTGAAAGAGGAGGCCAGCTTTTTCTCCAAAGAAGTTCAAGATGATTTGGAATTCTGGTCTCTGATGCGCGACGACGACTTTGATTCTGCACCAATTATTCCGCCT GTTGTTAGTTTTGATGAGACTGCTACATACCAAACTAGTTTACCAAGCATTGGCCCATTCTTGGAAAACTTAGTCAAATCCATTGATGGGTGGCTTAACAATAGCATTGAAGTGAACATTGCGCTATGTTCTATTTTGTCCCGCCTTGCCACGTATTCCCATCCGCTGCTGCGATCTCTAATACTGAACCCCTACCTCATTCTACAGCCCAGCATACCAAGTCTTACTGTTAGTATTGCCACCTTGAAA AAGCGTATTGATAGCGCATTAAGGGTTCATGAGAATCAAGACAAACTGATAGAGGAAGCTAGGCTGGCATTACAGGCTCGCTTGCCTTATCCTGCCTCATCTGTTAAGAGAGAGGGTGCTGTCAACGCTATCAGCAAAg atATTAAGCACAAACCTTCAAAATTCGCGGGAATCTTCAATTCTCTTGTTCGCAAAGATATGGCAGATTCAATACGAGAAGAAGACTTCGAACGAAATAATACCGGCAATTACCAGCG GCAAAGTTTCCGAGCTGATGGTGCGGAGAACAGTGACCCCATAGGAAACCACGTCGCTATTTGTGCCGTTCTGCTTG aAGAGTGGTTGCTGGAATTGGCTGCAGTTTGCATGGAACAGGCTGTTCAGTTTACTCCGTTTAACCATCCCCATTACGCAACTGTAAATTCAAACCGCAAGTACAGTAACTTTGCTAAGCAAGTTGCTTTTTCGTAA
- the LOC116932291 gene encoding polycomb group RING finger protein 3, producing the protein MERKIKLRTLNSHIICKICSGYLIDATTVTECLHTFCKSCLVKHLEENNTCPSCNIMIHQSHPLQYISFDRTMQDIVYKLVPDLQDNEMKREKNFYMNRGITCPKDMLTNNEPLGTNKPTESDVNDTDFHRFDEQVNICLECGAKQLSQLERRFLRCSSQATVTHLKKFIALKLLDSIDAYRDVDILCNDELLGKDHTLKFVILTRWRFKEAPLKLVYRPRVDLM; encoded by the exons atggaaagaaaaatcaagtTACGCACTTTAAATAGCCACATCATTTGTAAAATCTGTAGTGGTTACCTCATCGACGCAACGACTGTCACGGAGTGTCTTCATACAT tttgtaaaagttgcttGGTCAAGCACTTGGAAGAAAATAATACATGTCCTTCTTGCAATATCATGATCCACCAGTCCCACCCTCTCCAGTATATCAGTTTTGATCGGACAATGCAAGATATTGTCTATAAATTGGTCCCTGACTTACAAGACA ATGAAATGAAACGTGAGAAAAACTTTTACATGAATCGTGGAATCACATGTCCAAAAGACATGTTGACCAATAACGAACCTCTTGGTACCAACAAACCCACAGAGAGTGATGTAAATGATACTGACTTTCATCGATTTGATGAGCAG GTGAACATATGCCTAGAGTGTGGAGCAAAACAACTATCACAGTTAGAAAGGAGATTTCTTAGATGCTCATCACAGGCCACAGTGACACatcttaaaaaattcattGCCTTGAAACTCCTGGACAGCATTGATGCTTATAGAGATGTTGATATTCTTTGTAATGACGAGTTGCTGGGGAAGGACCATACTTTAAAATTTGTGATTTTGACTCGGTGGAGGTTTAAAGAAGCGCCCCTAAAGTTGGTCTACAGACCACGGGTGGATTTGATGTAA
- the LOC116932284 gene encoding LOW QUALITY PROTEIN: exonuclease mut-7 homolog (The sequence of the model RefSeq protein was modified relative to this genomic sequence to represent the inferred CDS: deleted 1 base in 1 codon), protein MPIDVVSFLDSHIKQPCEMLKEISKTSIPDVNYGKMTTKNVANLVTRLAKRFELDKKSHPNTTLRQKIGGLRYLVHKKYIENSIDEENWKELVEIAVSDSVELQVELIQQLVCVDDEAATRYAKLYAIPEDKLPYNFTPVVKSKDDDQTQLVTTPLNDWVVDSKSQPEFYALSMPFRSIHWICSWENVKHFLQIVSKASVVGIDVEWQPSFDAQLAKAAVLQIATHNQVFLLDVFSLREEKDCTAAQGQQLIRLIFGNPHILKLGFGMKEDLHVLSRSLPGLEDISKSFVNWIDMKNLWTHIETRYPSFVPTTATSEDTIQEKHKGLSGLVKLLFGLPLDKKEQFSDWQKRPLRKSQLIYAALDAFCLLQLYDYLQKRAGTLEINWWNLLKKLGTARCY, encoded by the exons ATGCCGATTGATGTCGTATCGTTCTTGGACAGCCACATAAAACAACCATGTGAAATGCTCAAGGAAATTTC AAAAACCTCGATTCCTGATGTAAACTATGGAAAAATGACCACAAAAAATGTGGCCAATCTGGTGACTCGTTTGGCCAAGCGTTTTGAGTTGGACAAGAAATCGCATCCGAACACTACATTAAGGCAAAAGATAGGAGGCCTTCGCTATTTGGTCCATAAAAAATACATCGAAAATTCGATCG atGAGGAAAACTGGAAAGAACTTGTGGAAATTGCAGTGTCGGATTCCGTAGAACTTCAAGTGGAATTG ATTCAACAATTAGTCTGCGTTGATGATGAGGCTGCGACCAGATATGCCAAACTCTACGCCATTCCGGAAGACAAACTTCCCTATAATTTCACTCCAGTTGTAAAGTCGAAGGATGACGATCAAACGCA GCTTGTAACTACTCCTTTAAATGACTGGGTGGTAGATAGTAAATCACAACCGGAATTCTACGCATTATCGATGCCATTCCGATCT ATTCATTGGATCTGCTCTTGGGAGAATGTCAAACACTTCCTCCAGATTGTTTCAAAA GCAAGTGTGGTCGGAATCGATGTTGAATGGCAACCCAGCTTCGATGCACAGCTTGCAAAAGCTGCGGTACTCCAAATAGCTACACATAATCAAGTTTTTCTCCTAGACGTTTTCTCGTTGCGAGAAGAAAAAGACTGTACCGCTGCACAGGGCCAACAGTTGATTCGGCTTATATTTGGGAATCCCCATATTTTAAAACTTGGATTTGGTATGAAAGAAGACCTTCATGTTCTTTCCAGATCATTGCCAGGTTTAGAAGATATTTCCAAATCTTTTGTCAATTGGATTGACATGAAAAACTTGTGGACACACATTGAAACAAGATACCCATCGTTTGTCCCTACTACAG cgACGAGTGAGGATACCATTCAGGAGAAACATAAAGGGCTGAGTGGATTAGTAAAATTGCTATTCGGACTTCCATTAGATAAAAAGGAACAGTTTTCAGATTGGCAAAAACGACCCCTACGCAAATCACAACTTATCTATGCCG CCCTCGATGCGTTCTGCTTGTTACAACTGTACGATTATCTTCAAAAACGTGCTGGAACCCTAGAAATTAACTGGTGGAATCTGTTGAAGAAGTTGGGTACTGCCCGTTGTTATTGA